The sequence TGAACCCCGTCACCCTTCGTGAAGCAAGGCCAAAAGATGCCCTTGCCATCGCAGAAATTCACGTAAAAACTTGGCAATCCGCATACCGCGGAATCATTCCCGACTCTTACCTGGACACACTAGACATCGAGAAACGAAAGTTGAACTGGGAAAAAATTCTAGGAGAACCCAGTAATCACCAACACACTTTTATCGCTGAGGATGGCGAAAAGGTCGTGGGATTCACATCTGTAGGTACAGCTCGCAACGAGGCAGGTAATGAAGAAGGCCAAGGCGAGCTCTATGCCATCTATGTTTCCCCTGACTACAAAGGCAACGGCGTAGGCACGCTCCTCATTGGTAAAGCCA is a genomic window of Verrucomicrobiia bacterium containing:
- a CDS encoding GNAT family N-acetyltransferase produces the protein MNPVTLREARPKDALAIAEIHVKTWQSAYRGIIPDSYLDTLDIEKRKLNWEKILGEPSNHQHTFIAEDGEKVVGFTSVGTARNEAGNEEGQGELYAIYVSPDYKGNGVGTLLIGKAKELLRADGYTKAILWVLTENKGARAFYEKNGWHVNGVTLTDESRGFEMHETGYSIDL